Proteins from a single region of Syntrophales bacterium:
- a CDS encoding 4Fe-4S binding protein → MKKWPETWKEYNTGGIVFEPGNARSFKTGPWRSLKPVWDNSKCIKCGVCYIFCPEGCVQEGPDGFFAADLDYCKGCGICAHECWPSAISMIEEGHES, encoded by the coding sequence ATGAAGAAGTGGCCGGAAACATGGAAGGAATATAACACCGGAGGGATCGTTTTCGAGCCGGGCAACGCCCGTTCCTTCAAGACGGGACCCTGGCGTTCCCTGAAACCGGTGTGGGACAACAGCAAATGCATCAAGTGCGGGGTCTGCTATATCTTCTGTCCCGAAGGATGTGTCCAGGAGGGACCCGACGGATTTTTCGCGGCTGACCTGGATTACTGCAAGGGCTGCGGCATCTGCGCCCACGAATGCTGGCCGTCCGCCATCAGCATGATCGAGGAGGGTCACGAGTCATGA
- a CDS encoding 2-oxoacid:acceptor oxidoreductase family protein — translation MLEIRWHGRGGQGAVTSVELLAMAAIDEGKFAQGFPSFGPERRGAPVEAFNRVDTKQIKIRSRIYNPDVSVVLDESQVGPAVVAGLKTSGTLIVNTAKKAGEVRDLLKKKNAAFDGKIATVDATGIAWSELGVPITNTTMLGALLKVTNVVKLDALKEPVEHRFGRIAQKNLKALKRAYDEVKLS, via the coding sequence ATGTTGGAAATCCGATGGCATGGAAGGGGGGGCCAGGGAGCGGTGACGTCCGTGGAGCTCCTGGCCATGGCGGCAATCGACGAAGGCAAGTTCGCCCAGGGCTTCCCGAGCTTCGGCCCCGAACGACGAGGGGCGCCGGTGGAGGCGTTCAACCGGGTGGACACCAAGCAGATCAAAATCCGATCCCGCATTTACAATCCCGATGTATCGGTGGTTCTCGACGAGAGCCAGGTCGGTCCGGCCGTTGTAGCCGGTCTGAAGACGAGCGGGACCCTGATCGTCAATACGGCGAAAAAGGCCGGCGAGGTACGGGACCTCCTGAAGAAAAAGAACGCCGCCTTCGACGGGAAGATCGCCACGGTGGATGCCACGGGGATCGCCTGGAGCGAGCTGGGCGTACCCATCACGAACACCACCATGCTGGGAGCGCTCCTGAAGGTGACGAACGTGGTCAAGCTGGACGCCCTCAAGGAGCCGGTGGAGCACAGGTTCGGCCGGATCGCCCAGAAGAACCTGAAGGCCCTCAAGCGCGCCTACGACGAAGTCAAGCTCAGCTGA